Proteins from a single region of Candidatus Tumulicola sp.:
- a CDS encoding Glu/Leu/Phe/Val dehydrogenase, with the protein MATKVDNQPSDTLQTKERYAHEASVFGEAIAYFNEAADRLDIGKTVRRILTHPSRQVIISIPFQRDNGEFEVFTGYRVQYNFARGPAKGGIRYHPDVSLDEVTALAFWMTWKCAVVDLPFGGGKGGVTCDPSRLSLGELERLTRRYAAEIIEIIGPDKDVPAPDVGTNAQTMAWIMDTVSMHLRAHTPGVVTGKPFCIGGSRGRVEATGRGVTICVDHALEKMGKALKGQRVVVQGFGNVGSISAKLLHERGAQIVGLSDQFGGIHNPQGIEPNAAIEYIAKSERHSLEGFPGAERVNNEALLELDCDILVPAAIENQITERNAKKIKARLIAEGANGPTTPEAHKILSDAGVIIIPDILANAGGVTVSYFEWVQDKMGYYWKEKEVNERLNDVMRENFDAVWQISLDYKVPLRQAAYMVAIRRVVDCYMTRGIYA; encoded by the coding sequence ATGGCAACCAAGGTCGACAACCAGCCGAGCGATACGCTGCAGACCAAAGAGCGCTATGCGCACGAAGCCTCGGTCTTCGGCGAAGCGATCGCGTACTTCAACGAAGCGGCCGACCGCCTGGACATCGGCAAGACGGTGCGCCGCATCCTCACGCACCCTTCGCGTCAGGTGATCATCTCTATCCCGTTCCAGCGCGACAACGGCGAGTTCGAGGTGTTCACGGGCTACAGAGTGCAATACAATTTCGCGCGCGGCCCGGCCAAAGGCGGCATCCGCTATCACCCGGACGTGTCGCTGGATGAAGTCACGGCGCTGGCGTTCTGGATGACGTGGAAGTGCGCGGTCGTGGATCTGCCCTTCGGCGGCGGCAAGGGCGGCGTGACGTGCGATCCTTCGCGGCTGTCACTGGGAGAACTCGAGCGGCTCACGCGTCGCTACGCAGCCGAGATCATCGAGATCATCGGACCCGACAAGGACGTACCCGCGCCCGATGTCGGCACCAATGCGCAAACCATGGCATGGATCATGGACACGGTCTCGATGCACTTGCGCGCGCACACGCCCGGCGTGGTCACGGGTAAGCCCTTCTGCATCGGCGGCTCGCGTGGTCGCGTCGAAGCCACCGGCCGCGGCGTGACCATCTGCGTCGACCACGCGCTCGAGAAGATGGGCAAGGCGCTCAAAGGCCAACGCGTCGTGGTGCAGGGCTTTGGAAACGTCGGATCGATTTCGGCCAAACTGCTGCACGAGCGTGGCGCCCAGATCGTCGGACTCAGCGATCAGTTCGGCGGCATCCACAATCCGCAGGGCATCGAACCGAACGCCGCTATCGAATACATCGCGAAGAGCGAAAGGCACAGCCTGGAGGGCTTTCCGGGAGCCGAGCGCGTGAACAACGAGGCGCTGCTCGAACTGGACTGCGACATCCTGGTGCCGGCCGCGATAGAGAATCAGATCACCGAGAGGAACGCCAAGAAGATCAAGGCCCGGCTCATCGCGGAAGGGGCGAACGGCCCGACCACGCCTGAGGCGCACAAGATCCTGTCGGATGCGGGCGTGATCATCATTCCCGACATTCTGGCCAACGCCGGCGGAGTGACCGTCTCCTACTTCGAGTGGGTTCAAGACAAGATGGGTTATTACTGGAAAGAGAAGGAAGTCAACGAGCGGCTCAACGACGTGATGCGCGAGAATTTCGACGCAGTGTGGCAGATCTCGCTGGATTACAAGGTGCCGCTGCGCCAGGCCGCATATATGGTGGCGATCAGGCGCGTCGTCGACTGCTACATGACTCGGGGCATCTACGCTTAA
- a CDS encoding S-methyl-5'-thioadenosine phosphorylase, which yields MKDSAEIGVFGGSGFYSLLEGMREAKIETPYGSPSDALALGEIGSRKVAFLPRHGKAHSLPPHMINYRANLWAMKSLGVTRIIGPTAAGSLKAYVKPGDFVVSDQLVDRTTGRKDTFYDGPVTTHVSFAHPYCPQVRALAIETIRGLKIPVHERGTVVTIQGPRFSTIAESRWFSAAGWEVINMTQYPEAYLARELEMCYANISLITDYDVGLEGQSGIEPVTHEGVIAVFKANNEHVKKVINTMVERMPNERTCTCGSALTGARIG from the coding sequence TTGAAGGACTCAGCTGAGATCGGGGTCTTCGGAGGCTCCGGGTTCTACTCGCTGCTCGAAGGCATGCGTGAGGCTAAGATCGAGACGCCTTACGGCTCGCCGAGCGACGCGCTTGCGCTGGGGGAGATCGGCAGCCGCAAGGTCGCCTTCTTGCCGCGGCACGGGAAAGCGCACTCGCTGCCGCCGCACATGATCAACTATCGCGCCAATCTGTGGGCGATGAAATCGCTCGGGGTCACGCGCATCATCGGGCCGACCGCTGCAGGCTCGTTGAAGGCATACGTGAAGCCCGGCGACTTCGTCGTGTCCGATCAGTTGGTGGACAGAACCACCGGACGCAAGGACACGTTCTACGACGGACCTGTCACGACGCACGTATCGTTCGCGCATCCGTACTGCCCGCAGGTGCGGGCGCTCGCCATCGAGACCATCAGGGGTCTCAAGATCCCCGTTCACGAGCGCGGCACGGTCGTGACGATCCAGGGACCACGTTTTTCGACGATTGCGGAGAGCCGCTGGTTTTCTGCAGCGGGCTGGGAAGTGATCAACATGACCCAGTACCCTGAGGCGTACCTGGCGCGCGAGCTGGAGATGTGCTACGCGAACATCTCGCTCATCACCGATTACGACGTCGGGCTGGAAGGGCAGTCCGGCATCGAGCCGGTGACGCACGAAGGCGTGATCGCCGTATTCAAAGCCAACAACGAGCACGTGAAAAAGGTCATCAACACGATGGTCGAGCGCATGCCCAACGAGCGTACCTGCACGTGCGGCTCCGCCCTGACCGGCGCCCGTATCGGCTAG
- a CDS encoding bifunctional nuclease family protein, translated as MKVDKLGIDLLTHDPVVILKDLEGKRYLPILIGPFEATAIQLALEAQPVPRPLSHDLMKSILDGLNAKLTKIVIHDIKDSTFYAKLVVEAAGEDQEIDARPSDCIALALRANAPIYVSDKIVLEESVYDKKAEEEEMQRFKKYIESLKPSDFRSES; from the coding sequence ATGAAGGTTGACAAACTCGGCATCGACTTGCTGACGCACGATCCGGTCGTGATCCTGAAGGACCTGGAGGGCAAGCGCTACCTTCCGATCCTCATCGGCCCGTTCGAGGCCACTGCTATCCAGCTCGCGCTCGAAGCACAGCCCGTGCCGCGCCCGCTGTCGCACGACCTGATGAAATCCATCCTCGACGGACTGAACGCGAAATTGACCAAGATCGTCATCCACGACATCAAAGACAGCACGTTCTACGCCAAGCTGGTGGTCGAGGCAGCCGGAGAAGATCAAGAGATCGATGCCCGGCCTTCGGATTGCATCGCGCTCGCTCTGCGCGCGAACGCGCCGATCTACGTCTCGGACAAGATCGTCCTCGAGGAATCGGTGTACGACAAGAAAGCGGAAGAAGAGGAGATGCAGCGCTTCAAAAAATACATCGAGAGCCTCAAGCCCAGCGATTTTCGTTCGGAATCTTAA
- a CDS encoding NAD(P)H-quinone oxidoreductase, with protein sequence MKALRITQPGGPEVLEVAEVPTPAPGAGQILVRVRAAGLNRADLLQRRGHYPAPPGWPQDIPGMEYGGEIAALGAGVTDLRVGQRVFGLAGGGAQAEYLVVPAVLALPTPDSLSDIEGGAIPEAYITAHDALYTQGSLQPGERVLIHAVGSGVGIAALQIAKAAGCPVLGTSRSADKLARARALGLDVRIDAVKESFDVATIRATDGRGAALIIDFIGAEYLERNLNALALKGRIVFVSTLSGQHASLPIGTVMAKRARLIGTMLRGRSLDEKAAASRAFAEHVLPLLARAAIKVPIDKVFPLEQAPEAHRYMEENRNFGKVVFTV encoded by the coding sequence ATGAAGGCCCTTCGCATCACCCAACCGGGCGGCCCCGAAGTTCTTGAAGTCGCCGAGGTTCCGACCCCCGCGCCGGGCGCCGGACAGATCTTGGTGCGCGTTCGCGCAGCCGGCCTGAATCGCGCCGACCTTCTGCAGCGCCGAGGGCACTATCCCGCGCCGCCGGGTTGGCCCCAAGACATCCCCGGCATGGAATACGGCGGTGAGATCGCGGCGTTGGGAGCGGGCGTGACGGACTTGCGCGTCGGTCAACGCGTGTTCGGGCTCGCGGGAGGCGGCGCGCAGGCCGAATACCTCGTGGTGCCTGCAGTGCTGGCGCTCCCCACTCCGGACAGCCTGAGCGATATAGAAGGCGGCGCGATTCCCGAGGCGTACATCACGGCGCATGACGCGCTGTACACGCAGGGTTCGCTCCAGCCGGGCGAACGGGTGCTCATCCATGCGGTTGGTTCCGGTGTGGGCATCGCTGCGTTGCAGATCGCGAAGGCCGCCGGTTGCCCCGTCCTCGGTACGTCGCGCTCCGCCGACAAACTCGCGCGCGCCCGAGCTCTCGGTCTGGATGTGCGCATCGACGCCGTGAAGGAATCGTTCGATGTCGCCACCATCCGCGCGACCGACGGCAGAGGGGCCGCTCTCATCATCGATTTCATCGGCGCCGAGTACTTGGAACGCAACCTGAACGCACTCGCCCTCAAAGGTAGGATCGTCTTCGTATCGACGCTTTCAGGCCAGCATGCGTCGTTGCCGATCGGAACCGTGATGGCCAAACGCGCGCGGCTCATCGGCACGATGCTGCGCGGCCGCTCGCTGGATGAAAAAGCAGCCGCTTCGCGTGCGTTCGCGGAACACGTGCTCCCGCTGCTGGCGCGCGCGGCGATCAAGGTGCCGATCGACAAAGTGTTTCCGCTCGAGCAGGCGCCCGAAGCGCATCGCTATATGGAAGAAAACCGCAACTTCGGCAAGGTCGTGTTCACCGTATAG
- the ychF gene encoding redox-regulated ATPase YchF: MSLAAGIVGLPNVGKSTLFNAITSSSVAASNYPFCTIEPNLGIVPVPDARLAVLAEIFRSKKIVPSTTTFVDIAGLVRGASKGEGLGNAFLSHIREVDAIVTVVRCFEDENVAHVEDSPDPLHDIEIINTELALADLAAVERRLEKSRPRAKADPKLAPEVAALEKLSAALNEGTTARIAAAGELEVSLAKELTLLTAKPVLYVANVDESGLTKESERVAAVRKFAQSQGAECIVVCAKLEAELAALPRDEASALAKELGVEQSGLDRLIVGAYRLLNLMTFLTAGEKETRAWTIERGTKAPQAAGKIHSDLERGFIRAEIASFDDLARLRNLAAVKDAGLLRVEGRDYLMQEGDVVTFRFNV; this comes from the coding sequence ATGTCACTCGCAGCCGGCATCGTCGGCTTGCCCAACGTCGGCAAGTCGACGCTCTTCAATGCCATCACGAGCAGCAGCGTCGCGGCCTCGAACTACCCGTTCTGCACGATCGAACCGAACCTCGGCATCGTGCCGGTCCCGGACGCGCGGCTCGCCGTGCTCGCCGAGATCTTTCGCAGCAAGAAGATCGTGCCGTCCACCACCACGTTCGTGGACATCGCCGGGCTTGTCCGCGGCGCATCCAAGGGCGAAGGCCTCGGCAACGCGTTTCTTTCGCACATCCGCGAAGTCGACGCGATCGTCACGGTCGTTCGCTGCTTCGAAGATGAGAACGTCGCGCACGTCGAAGATTCGCCGGATCCGCTGCACGATATCGAGATCATCAACACCGAACTCGCGCTCGCCGACCTCGCAGCGGTGGAACGCCGGCTCGAAAAATCGAGACCGCGCGCCAAGGCAGATCCTAAGCTCGCCCCGGAGGTCGCCGCGCTCGAAAAGCTGAGCGCTGCATTGAACGAAGGCACGACCGCTCGGATCGCGGCTGCCGGCGAGCTCGAGGTGTCCCTTGCAAAGGAACTGACTTTGCTCACCGCAAAGCCCGTTCTCTACGTCGCGAACGTCGATGAATCGGGCCTCACCAAGGAATCGGAGCGCGTCGCAGCAGTGCGGAAGTTCGCGCAATCCCAGGGGGCCGAATGCATCGTCGTCTGCGCAAAGCTCGAAGCCGAGCTCGCGGCGCTGCCGCGTGACGAGGCGAGCGCACTTGCAAAAGAGTTGGGAGTGGAGCAAAGCGGCCTCGACCGCCTGATCGTCGGCGCCTACCGGCTCCTCAATCTGATGACCTTTCTCACCGCAGGCGAAAAAGAAACACGCGCCTGGACCATCGAACGAGGCACGAAAGCGCCGCAGGCCGCCGGCAAGATCCACAGCGATCTCGAACGCGGCTTCATACGCGCGGAGATCGCCTCGTTCGACGATCTGGCCCGGCTGCGCAATCTTGCCGCGGTCAAAGACGCAGGCCTGCTGCGCGTCGAGGGGCGCGATTACCTCATGCAAGAAGGCGACGTCGTCACTTTCCGCTTCAACGTCTAA
- a CDS encoding MOSC N-terminal beta barrel domain-containing protein, which yields MRVEQLWRYPVKSLRGERVTSADFAAGGMVDDRRYALIDEEPSSQRRGKVLSARVLPAMLPIPGPGVDFDALGAKLGRSFSVREATDGSNHDARDVLVTCLPTLRALSEEYGKEIDMRRFRPNIVLDGADLEPFAELRWPGSRFIVGSVVLEAIEPCERCVLPTLDPDTSVAEPALLRFLTERHGQDFGMYCGVITPGAVTEGDAFRKT from the coding sequence GTGCGAGTCGAACAGCTCTGGCGCTATCCCGTCAAGTCGCTGCGCGGCGAGCGCGTGACGTCGGCCGACTTTGCGGCAGGCGGAATGGTGGACGACCGCCGCTACGCCCTGATCGACGAGGAGCCCTCATCGCAACGGCGCGGTAAAGTGCTCTCCGCCAGGGTACTCCCGGCGATGCTGCCGATCCCGGGTCCCGGTGTCGATTTCGATGCGCTCGGCGCCAAGCTCGGGCGAAGCTTTTCGGTGCGCGAAGCGACCGATGGCAGCAATCACGACGCGCGCGACGTGCTCGTCACCTGCCTGCCGACGCTGCGCGCGCTCTCGGAAGAATACGGCAAAGAGATCGACATGCGACGCTTCCGCCCGAACATCGTGCTCGATGGCGCTGATCTCGAGCCGTTCGCGGAACTGCGGTGGCCGGGCTCGCGCTTCATCGTGGGCAGCGTGGTGCTTGAAGCGATCGAGCCGTGCGAGCGCTGCGTGCTGCCGACCCTCGATCCCGACACAAGCGTTGCCGAGCCGGCTTTGCTGCGCTTCTTGACGGAGCGCCATGGACAAGACTTCGGCATGTATTGCGGCGTGATCACGCCCGGCGCGGTCACCGAAGGCGACGCTTTCCGCAAAACGTAA
- a CDS encoding R3H domain-containing nucleic acid-binding protein: MKEDLAANASGDWELYALLDIFPPATRQALVRLPNLHDLIEVILDLGRLPEARFPHDFCYLSQAHVDPDDLAFVVGRIGAFGKDNRAGIEQTLHRISCLRNRGGKIVGLTSRVGRAVYGTIDIILDVVRSGKSILLLGKPGVGKTTMLREVARVLSSGDLRKRVVIVDTSNEIAGDGDVPHAGIGHARRMQVDVPLNQHAVMIEAVENHMPEVIVIDEIGTEAEAMAARTIAERGVQLIGTAHGIDLENLLMNPTLSDLIGGVGAVTLSDEEAKRRGTRKTVLERKAPPTFDVVIEIQDRNRLALHSPVAEVVDAMLRGHQPKPEVRVRTERGGVEVVQKAEAQTVQPRFNQPSHPSSFYERVPAAENGEADTDDESGGEVVKIFPYGVSRSKIERAVSNLRVSAAVVRQWDDADVVLTLKALERRDHGKLKDVAAQNIPVYALKTNTTSQITNCLRDLYELPSTDDEELALREAEEAVYQVMLHSRPVELSPQSSYIRRLQHQMAEKYQLQSRSTGAEPNRRVRLFKESFQ; this comes from the coding sequence TTGAAAGAGGACCTTGCCGCGAACGCAAGCGGTGACTGGGAACTCTACGCGCTCCTCGACATCTTCCCGCCGGCGACTCGCCAGGCGCTCGTCCGTCTCCCGAATCTCCATGATTTGATCGAAGTGATCCTGGACCTCGGACGGTTGCCTGAGGCGCGTTTCCCGCATGACTTCTGCTATCTCTCGCAGGCGCACGTAGACCCCGACGACCTTGCGTTCGTCGTCGGGCGGATCGGAGCGTTCGGCAAAGACAATCGAGCGGGCATCGAGCAGACGTTGCACCGCATCTCATGCCTGCGCAACCGCGGTGGCAAGATCGTCGGGCTGACGAGCCGCGTGGGGCGCGCGGTCTACGGCACCATCGACATCATCTTGGACGTCGTGCGCTCGGGCAAGTCGATACTGCTGCTCGGCAAACCCGGCGTGGGCAAGACGACGATGCTGCGCGAGGTCGCGCGCGTGCTCTCTTCCGGCGACCTGCGCAAGCGGGTGGTGATCGTCGACACGAGCAACGAGATCGCGGGCGACGGCGACGTGCCGCACGCCGGCATCGGGCATGCGCGGCGCATGCAAGTGGATGTGCCGCTGAACCAGCACGCGGTCATGATCGAGGCGGTCGAGAACCACATGCCGGAAGTGATCGTCATCGACGAGATCGGCACGGAAGCCGAAGCGATGGCGGCGCGCACGATCGCCGAGCGCGGCGTGCAGCTGATCGGGACCGCGCACGGCATCGACCTCGAAAACCTTTTGATGAACCCGACCTTGTCCGATCTCATCGGCGGCGTCGGTGCGGTGACGTTGTCGGACGAAGAAGCCAAACGCCGCGGCACGCGCAAGACGGTTTTGGAGCGCAAGGCGCCGCCGACGTTTGACGTCGTCATCGAGATCCAGGACCGCAATCGGCTGGCCCTGCACTCCCCGGTCGCGGAAGTCGTCGACGCCATGCTGCGCGGCCACCAGCCCAAACCGGAGGTCCGCGTGCGCACCGAACGCGGTGGCGTCGAAGTGGTGCAGAAAGCCGAAGCGCAGACGGTTCAGCCGCGCTTCAATCAGCCGTCACACCCGTCATCCTTCTACGAGCGCGTGCCGGCCGCCGAGAACGGGGAAGCCGACACCGACGACGAGTCCGGCGGTGAGGTCGTCAAGATCTTCCCCTACGGCGTGAGCCGCTCGAAGATCGAGCGCGCCGTCTCCAACCTGCGCGTGTCCGCTGCAGTGGTGCGCCAGTGGGATGACGCCGACGTGGTGCTCACGCTCAAGGCGCTCGAGCGCCGCGATCACGGCAAACTCAAAGACGTCGCCGCGCAGAACATCCCGGTGTATGCGCTCAAGACGAATACGACGTCGCAGATCACGAATTGCCTGCGCGACCTGTACGAGCTGCCCAGCACGGACGACGAGGAATTGGCGCTGCGCGAGGCCGAGGAGGCGGTGTATCAAGTGATGCTGCACAGCCGCCCGGTGGAGCTTTCGCCCCAATCTTCCTACATACGCCGCTTGCAGCACCAAATGGCTGAGAAGTATCAGCTGCAATCGCGCTCCACCGGTGCCGAGCCCAATCGCCGCGTGCGTCTGTTCAAGGAGTCGTTCCAATAA
- a CDS encoding aminotransferase class I/II-fold pyridoxal phosphate-dependent enzyme, whose amino-acid sequence MPRLNQRRTPYFDVLQDYVTSGTTPFHTPGHKQGIGMHPLMRDFIGDNVLAIDLTQVGNLDDLANPTGPLKEAHALAAAAWGADFTYFLVNGSTAGNQAMLMTALRPGDTVLLPRNSHKSATSALIMSAARPVYMQPEVDEELHIDHCVTPLTVEKALQEHPEAKAVFITSPTYYGASAELAAIKEIAHKHDKLFLVDEAWGPHLHFHPELPPSATSIGADACVNSTHKLLSGMSQASMIHVCGPRIDQGRLKSTLRIFQSTSPNLVLLASLDVARMQMATQGEALLGGTLALARQARKRLNAIAGIYCMGADQIGRPGIAGYDETRIVITVKKLGYTGYEADQILRNRYNVQVELADLFNVVALVSIGTTQDHIDRLVNAVSEMAREDRPIDIYSPTGVLEDRLKKKSYQMPPIPELAVTPREAFLSDHVEVPFKKSAGSVCAEVVTPYPPGIPILCPGERITNDIIEYLRLELKAGVHIQGPVDPKLRTIRVLPNPSEVTI is encoded by the coding sequence GTGCCTCGACTCAATCAGCGCCGAACGCCGTATTTCGACGTGCTGCAAGACTACGTTACCAGCGGCACGACGCCGTTCCACACGCCCGGCCACAAGCAGGGCATCGGCATGCATCCGCTCATGCGCGATTTCATCGGCGATAACGTGCTTGCCATCGATCTCACGCAGGTCGGCAATCTCGATGATCTCGCTAACCCTACCGGTCCCCTCAAGGAAGCGCACGCGCTTGCCGCAGCCGCCTGGGGCGCCGACTTCACCTATTTCCTGGTCAACGGCTCAACCGCCGGCAATCAAGCGATGCTCATGACGGCGCTGCGGCCCGGCGACACCGTCCTGCTGCCCCGCAACAGCCACAAGTCCGCCACCAGCGCGCTCATCATGAGCGCTGCTCGTCCTGTGTACATGCAGCCCGAAGTCGACGAGGAATTGCACATCGATCACTGCGTCACGCCGCTGACGGTGGAAAAGGCGCTGCAAGAACACCCCGAAGCCAAAGCCGTCTTCATCACGAGTCCGACATACTACGGCGCGTCGGCGGAGCTTGCCGCGATCAAAGAGATCGCGCACAAGCACGATAAGCTGTTCTTGGTCGATGAGGCGTGGGGGCCGCACCTTCACTTCCATCCGGAGTTGCCGCCCTCGGCCACCTCCATCGGCGCGGACGCATGCGTCAACTCGACGCACAAGCTGCTCTCGGGCATGAGTCAGGCCTCCATGATCCACGTCTGCGGGCCGCGCATCGATCAGGGCCGCCTGAAGAGCACGCTCAGGATTTTTCAAAGCACGAGTCCCAATCTCGTTTTGCTGGCTTCGCTGGACGTCGCCCGCATGCAGATGGCGACGCAAGGCGAGGCGCTGCTCGGCGGCACGCTCGCGCTGGCGCGTCAGGCGCGAAAACGGCTGAACGCCATTGCGGGGATCTACTGCATGGGCGCGGACCAAATCGGCCGCCCCGGCATCGCCGGCTACGATGAGACCCGCATTGTGATCACGGTCAAAAAACTTGGCTACACCGGCTACGAGGCCGACCAGATCCTGCGCAACCGCTACAACGTCCAGGTGGAGCTGGCCGACCTCTTCAACGTGGTGGCGCTCGTCAGCATCGGCACCACCCAAGATCATATCGACCGCCTCGTCAACGCGGTCAGCGAGATGGCGCGCGAAGACCGGCCCATCGACATCTACTCCCCGACCGGCGTCTTGGAAGATCGCCTGAAGAAGAAATCGTACCAGATGCCGCCGATTCCCGAACTTGCGGTCACGCCGAGGGAGGCGTTCCTGAGCGACCACGTCGAAGTCCCCTTCAAGAAAAGCGCGGGCTCAGTATGCGCGGAGGTGGTGACGCCTTATCCACCCGGCATTCCGATTCTGTGTCCGGGGGAACGGATCACAAACGACATCATCGAGTACCTACGGTTGGAACTCAAAGCCGGCGTCCACATCCAGGGACCGGTGGACCCGAAACTGCGAACCATCCGCGTGCTGCCAAATCCATCCGAGGTGACGATTTAG
- the tmk gene encoding dTMP kinase, protein MALHRCRAQSPRASVQGVVPITSGLFVTFEGIEGAGKSTQVKLLHEYLAQTTIPFIFTREPGGTPLGEKLRELLIDPLGQISPEAETLLLSSSRAELVDKVIEPALAEGRLVVCDRFWDATLAYQGFGRGIPVDTIMRITRFAARGLAPDVTFLLNISTELSRERLHIRPGFGDRMERESTEFHSRVAEGYRKVAVAEGGRFIVLEGSLPADEIASQVREVVLSRWQSR, encoded by the coding sequence ATCGCGCTCCACCGGTGCCGAGCCCAATCGCCGCGTGCGTCTGTTCAAGGAGTCGTTCCAATAACATCTGGGCTGTTCGTCACTTTCGAAGGCATCGAAGGCGCGGGCAAGTCCACCCAGGTGAAGCTGCTTCACGAATACCTCGCGCAGACCACCATTCCGTTCATCTTCACGCGCGAGCCCGGCGGCACGCCGCTGGGAGAGAAACTCCGCGAGCTGCTGATCGATCCGCTCGGGCAGATCTCGCCCGAAGCGGAGACCTTATTGCTGAGCTCCTCCCGCGCAGAATTGGTGGACAAGGTGATCGAGCCGGCTCTGGCCGAGGGGCGTCTGGTCGTGTGCGATCGCTTCTGGGATGCGACGCTTGCGTATCAAGGATTCGGCCGCGGGATCCCCGTGGACACGATCATGCGGATCACGAGGTTCGCGGCACGCGGGCTCGCGCCCGACGTCACCTTCCTGCTGAACATCTCCACCGAACTGTCGCGCGAGCGGCTGCACATCCGTCCCGGCTTCGGCGATCGAATGGAGCGCGAGAGCACGGAGTTCCACAGTCGCGTGGCCGAGGGCTATCGCAAAGTGGCCGTTGCGGAGGGCGGACGTTTCATCGTCTTAGAAGGGTCGCTTCCGGCGGACGAGATCGCGTCCCAAGTGCGCGAAGTCGTGCTCTCCCGCTGGCAATCCCGCTAA
- a CDS encoding mechanosensitive ion channel domain-containing protein — protein sequence MSVTFASLTPAQFHDLLNHVYATAIAIVAAFLLWRLGVAVVDRFFARRFVARYIPRVATYANLVKSILRAVVLVALLLLVLNIWSVDVVPAVWSAGVITAVLAFGAQTLVRDLLTGFSFLMEDQFQVGDRIQVITTVNSSIAGTVEAISLRTTVIVDEQGRAVTIPNGNILYIVNSSRLPKRAHITISIPLRADIASMRAKIAEIVGRAVSGADISADGVSVMVEDVQADRATFGIEFYAARAGVDVAEALVRERLAAGLQAAGWLPGNSPE from the coding sequence GTGTCTGTGACGTTCGCGAGCCTCACGCCCGCCCAGTTCCACGACCTGCTCAACCATGTCTACGCAACAGCGATCGCAATCGTTGCGGCCTTTCTGCTGTGGCGACTCGGCGTGGCGGTCGTCGACCGCTTTTTCGCGCGCCGCTTCGTCGCGCGCTACATCCCGCGCGTCGCGACATACGCCAACCTCGTCAAATCGATACTGCGCGCCGTCGTCCTCGTCGCGCTGCTCCTGCTGGTGCTCAACATCTGGTCGGTCGACGTCGTCCCGGCGGTCTGGTCCGCAGGCGTCATCACCGCGGTGCTCGCCTTCGGGGCGCAGACCCTGGTGCGCGACCTGCTGACGGGCTTCTCCTTTCTGATGGAAGATCAATTCCAGGTGGGCGACCGCATCCAAGTCATCACGACGGTCAACAGCAGCATCGCCGGCACCGTCGAGGCCATCAGCCTGCGCACCACCGTCATCGTCGACGAGCAAGGCCGTGCGGTCACGATCCCGAACGGCAACATCCTCTATATCGTGAACTCGAGCCGTCTGCCGAAGCGCGCGCACATCACGATCAGCATCCCGCTGCGGGCCGACATCGCGAGCATGCGAGCGAAGATCGCCGAGATCGTCGGCCGCGCTGTGAGCGGCGCTGACATCTCAGCCGATGGCGTCTCCGTGATGGTCGAAGACGTGCAAGCCGATCGCGCGACGTTCGGGATCGAGTTCTACGCGGCGCGCGCCGGGGTCGACGTCGCGGAGGCCTTGGTGCGCGAGCGGCTCGCGGCGGGTTTGCAAGCCGCCGGCTGGCTGCCGGGCAACTCGCCCGAGTAA
- a CDS encoding TonB family protein — MPRFRRRVIIGFAVFLFISMAVHFVMGPTLTKLAPMWRTPDVPEQGFSIVTLSRGKLAFVLPTPTPTPPPLVVKRTIAKLAPMKYLEMGGSGARHSIRTPARRTSMLSLKVAAPPSPTAAPDSPAATNVIPLPGQNKSTETAQSDSGADQARLAGSIQWGDDNPPRLIVLATSAGGGGISSRRARVEVEVGPDGQVQSVKLVESSGDASVDSAALDAARKSSYAPATLNGLPVHGKCTIEFPSGLAST, encoded by the coding sequence ATGCCGCGTTTTCGACGCCGGGTGATCATCGGTTTTGCGGTCTTTCTGTTCATCTCGATGGCGGTCCACTTCGTCATGGGTCCGACGCTGACGAAACTCGCGCCGATGTGGCGCACCCCGGACGTGCCCGAACAAGGCTTCTCCATCGTCACGCTCTCGCGCGGAAAGCTCGCCTTCGTGCTTCCGACCCCGACGCCGACGCCGCCACCGCTCGTGGTGAAGCGGACGATCGCCAAACTCGCGCCCATGAAATATTTGGAGATGGGCGGATCAGGAGCGCGGCACAGCATTCGCACCCCGGCTCGGCGCACCAGCATGCTCTCGTTGAAGGTGGCCGCGCCGCCCAGTCCGACCGCCGCGCCCGACAGCCCGGCAGCCACCAACGTTATTCCGTTGCCGGGTCAGAACAAGTCGACAGAAACCGCCCAATCCGATAGCGGGGCCGACCAAGCGCGCCTCGCCGGTTCGATCCAGTGGGGCGACGACAATCCACCGCGCCTCATCGTTCTCGCGACCTCGGCGGGCGGCGGCGGCATCAGCAGCCGGCGCGCCCGCGTCGAGGTCGAAGTCGGGCCTGACGGTCAGGTGCAAAGCGTCAAGCTCGTCGAATCCTCTGGCGACGCCTCGGTTGACTCGGCCGCACTCGATGCCGCCCGCAAGTCGTCCTACGCGCCGGCCACCCTGAACGGATTGCCGGTGCACGGCAAGTGCACCATCGAATTTCCATCCGGCCTCGCGAGCACGTGA